GCCGTCCACAATAAGCGCTTTCATTTTTTTGGACTGAGATGATTGAGAAATAGCCGTATTAGAAACAAAAACTACGGAAAGTATAAAAACTAAGGTTCGAAAATTACACATATTACATATTTTGGATGCATAAATATAAGAGATTGTAACTAAGTTTATTAAAAAAAGAAAAAGTATATGCCTTTTAAAGTTGTAAATTGAAATCTTAACCGAATAACTTCAAATGGCTTCTTCTCACTTGAAATTTTCATCTAAACTTCCTAATGCGAAGACTACAATTTTTACTACTGTGGGTAATCTGGCCCGCAAGCATAACGCCATAGATTTATCTCAGGGTTTTCCAAATTTTGAAGTGGATCAGAAACTAAGAAATTTGGTTACCAACGCCATGCAAAAAGGTCATAACCAATATGCCCCAATGCAAGGGTATTATCGTCTCAGGGAAATTATTTCTCAAAAAATTGAAATCCTTCATAATAGAATCTATAAACCCGAAACTGAAATTACCGTCACCGTTGGGGCTACGCAGGCTATTTTTACAGCTATTACGGCGTTTGTAAACAAAGGTGACGAGGTGGTCGTATTCAAACCTGCTTATGATTGCTACGAGCCAGCAATTGAACTCAATGGCGGAATTCCCATTTACGTACAATTGGACGCTGATGGTTACAAACCCGATTGGCAAGCGTTCAAGAACAAAATTTCAGAGAAAACCCGAATGGTAATCATTAATACACCCCATAACCCAAGCGGGCGGATTTTCTCTAAAGAGGATATGCTGCAGCTTCAGGAAATTCTAAAGCCTACCAACTGCATTGTGGTTAGCGACGAGGTTTATGAGCATATTATTTTTGATGGAAATGCACATCAAAGTGCTTCTAGGTTTGATGATTTAGCACAGCGTAGTTTTGTTTGTGCCTCTTTTGGAAAAACTTTTCACGTAACCGGATGGAAAATAGGTTATTGCGCCGCTCCAGAAGTTTTGATGCGTGAATTTAGAAAAACACATCAGTTTGCTGTGTTTTGTGTTGACCACCCTGTGCAACGCGCCATGGCGGACTATTTATGGAAAGAGGAAAACTATCTAAGCCTACCTTCTTTCTATCAAGAAAAAAGAGATTTATTTTTAGAAGGATTAAAAGGCTCCAAGTTTAAATTCAAACCCTCTGAGGGAACGTATTTTCAGCTGTTGGACTATAGTAAAATTACAGAGGAGAGTGATGAAGATTTAGCAAAGCGATTGATTACAGAGTACAAATTGGCAAGCATACCCATATCTTCTTTTAATGCGAATAATCGTCAAGACGGGGTTTTACGATTTTGTTTTGCAAAGAAAAATGAAACTTTGAAACAAGCTATTGACATTCTTCAGTCGTTTTAAATCTGATGCAAACCTTAAAAAAAAGGCATAAAAAAAAGCGGCCTTTGGGTGAGCCACTTTTTTTTAATTTTTTTCGAAATGCTTTACAGCATAAATAATTTTCTGGTCAGCATGACAATTCCGCTGAAAAAATCATTTTTGTACACTTGAATCTCTTCAGATGTTTGGTTAATTTGGGCTTCCATAGGTCGTAAGTTTAGGTAAAATCGGATTTGGGATGCGACTTTCGATTAATAACACCATAAAAATACAGCCAAAGATGTTATCAAAAAAAAAGTTGTTGTGAAGCGGTATAAATCTGTTGTGAAGAACCTTATTGACAATTTTCTTACAAAAATTACCGTAAAATGATTAGGAGGTTTTACTTACAAAATCATTTCAGGGACATCTCCATCCACAATTAAAACACCTTCCGTAGCCTTTTTAATATCATCTACAGAAACACCGGGTGCACGCTCAAGAAGTTTAAACCCTTTTGGGGTTACCTCTATTACAGCTAAGTTGGTAACTATTTTGGTTACGCAGCCTACACCAGTAAGTGGTAAGCTGCATTTTTTCAGAAGTTTAGATTCTCCAGCACGATTGGTATGCATCATGGCTACAATTATATTCTCTGCAGAGGCTACCAAATCCATAGCACCACCCATACCTTTGACCATTTTACCCGGAATTTTCCAGTTGGCAATATCGCCAGTTTCAGAAACTTCCATGGCACCTAGAATAGTAAGATCTACATGTTTACCCCTAATCATAGCAAAACTGGTTGCAGAATCAAAAAAAGACGCTCCGTTAAGTGTAGTAATGGTCTGCTTTCCCGCGTTGATTATATCGGCATCCTCCTCCCCTTCAAAAGGAAAAGGCCCCATGCCTAGGACGCCGTTTTCACTCTGAAACTCTACATTTATATCATCTCTCACAAAGTTGGCCACCAAAGTAGGAATACCAATACCCAAATTTACATAGTATCCGTCTTTGACCTCTTTTGCAATTCGTTTTGCGATTCCGTTTTTATCTAACATAACTAATGTATCAATTAAAAAATGAGAAAATGTACCAATGTTACTTTTGTTGATTTTTTTTGCTGGTACTCACAATTTTGTACATAATTAAACCGAGTTCATTTATATCCATTTTCAAATCCTGTTTGAAAGGATACGATGTAGCTCGTTCACATAATATCAACCAATATTTAGTTTCCTCTAGCTCTTTTAATGCTATTTTAATTTTGTGTATAAAGTCTACCCTACTTTCAGCATTTTGAGCTTCATGAATATTTGCTCCAATACTAGTACCAGATTTTAAAAGTTGATTGGCAATTACAAACTTTCCTTTTTCCTTTAGCACTTCACAAAAATCTATAATTTTCAAAGCAAAATCTATTGATTTCACAACAACTGGATTCTCCTTTTTGACCATTATACTATTTTAAAAATAATCTCTTTAAGGTGCTTAATTGCTACATTAACACATTGAATCATTAATTAATTGTGCGGACGCACAGTAAGTTGTTCAATCCGTTTTTCATAGTTTTTACCTTGGAAAATACGTTGAATGAATATACCTGGGACATGCACTTGATTTGGGTCTAATTCGCCTGCAGGAACAAGCTCTTCAACTTCGGCAACGGTAATTTTGGCCGCTCCACACATACAGGGGTTAAAGTTTCTGGCGGTACCCTTAAAAATTAGGTTTCCGGCTTCATCTCCCTTCCATGCTTTTACAAATGCAAAATCCGCATTAAACGCTTCCTCCAGCACATACATTTTTCCGTTAAACTCCCGGGTTTCCTTACCTTCTGCAACTTCGGTACCATAACCCGCCGGCGTATAGAAAGCAGGAAAACCTGCTTGTGCCGCACGGCATTTTTCGGCTAATGTACCTTGCGGAGTCAATTCCACTTCCAATTCGCCACTTAACATTTGCCGTTCAAACTCTTCGTTCTCTCCTACGTAAGAAGATATCA
This genomic interval from Zobellia roscoffensis contains the following:
- a CDS encoding methionine aminotransferase — protein: MASSHLKFSSKLPNAKTTIFTTVGNLARKHNAIDLSQGFPNFEVDQKLRNLVTNAMQKGHNQYAPMQGYYRLREIISQKIEILHNRIYKPETEITVTVGATQAIFTAITAFVNKGDEVVVFKPAYDCYEPAIELNGGIPIYVQLDADGYKPDWQAFKNKISEKTRMVIINTPHNPSGRIFSKEDMLQLQEILKPTNCIVVSDEVYEHIIFDGNAHQSASRFDDLAQRSFVCASFGKTFHVTGWKIGYCAAPEVLMREFRKTHQFAVFCVDHPVQRAMADYLWKEENYLSLPSFYQEKRDLFLEGLKGSKFKFKPSEGTYFQLLDYSKITEESDEDLAKRLITEYKLASIPISSFNANNRQDGVLRFCFAKKNETLKQAIDILQSF
- a CDS encoding 3-oxoacid CoA-transferase subunit B, giving the protein MLDKNGIAKRIAKEVKDGYYVNLGIGIPTLVANFVRDDINVEFQSENGVLGMGPFPFEGEEDADIINAGKQTITTLNGASFFDSATSFAMIRGKHVDLTILGAMEVSETGDIANWKIPGKMVKGMGGAMDLVASAENIIVAMMHTNRAGESKLLKKCSLPLTGVGCVTKIVTNLAVIEVTPKGFKLLERAPGVSVDDIKKATEGVLIVDGDVPEMIL
- a CDS encoding four helix bundle protein, which gives rise to MVKKENPVVVKSIDFALKIIDFCEVLKEKGKFVIANQLLKSGTSIGANIHEAQNAESRVDFIHKIKIALKELEETKYWLILCERATSYPFKQDLKMDINELGLIMYKIVSTSKKNQQK
- a CDS encoding CoA transferase subunit A; translation: MISKKVTDVKEALQGIQDGMTFMLGGFGLCGIPENAITALVESNIKDITCISNNAGVDDFGLGLLLHKHQIKKMISSYVGENEEFERQMLSGELEVELTPQGTLAEKCRAAQAGFPAFYTPAGYGTEVAEGKETREFNGKMYVLEEAFNADFAFVKAWKGDEAGNLIFKGTARNFNPCMCGAAKITVAEVEELVPAGELDPNQVHVPGIFIQRIFQGKNYEKRIEQLTVRPHN